From one Treponema denticola genomic stretch:
- a CDS encoding ABC transporter ATP-binding protein: MIEISNVSKAYGSSKTKAVDGISVNVKNGEIFGFLGPNGAGKTTTIKMITGVLNPDSGAIIVDGVNIAEDPMEAKRRIGYVTDNPELFSQLKAAEYLNFIGDVYGVPADVRQERIERYTKVFGINEALNGSIGSFSHGMKQKLLVTGSLLSDPPVWILDEPMVGLDPKSAFSLKEIMRERADAGKVVFFSTHVMEVAEKLCDRLAIINAGKIMFEGSLQELREKRGENASLEKLFLELVDDKPSFNLGNGEA, encoded by the coding sequence ATGATTGAAATTTCAAATGTTTCAAAGGCCTACGGCTCTTCTAAAACAAAGGCTGTAGACGGTATTTCGGTAAACGTAAAAAACGGCGAAATCTTCGGTTTTTTGGGGCCGAACGGAGCCGGAAAAACAACTACAATTAAGATGATAACCGGAGTCCTTAATCCGGATTCAGGAGCAATAATCGTTGACGGAGTAAATATAGCCGAAGATCCTATGGAAGCAAAGCGCAGAATAGGCTATGTTACAGATAATCCCGAGCTTTTTTCTCAGTTAAAGGCCGCTGAATATTTAAATTTTATAGGGGACGTTTATGGCGTTCCTGCCGATGTAAGACAAGAAAGAATAGAGAGGTACACTAAAGTTTTCGGAATAAATGAAGCCTTGAACGGGAGCATAGGAAGTTTTTCTCACGGAATGAAGCAAAAACTCTTGGTTACCGGAAGCCTCTTATCAGACCCTCCTGTTTGGATTTTGGATGAGCCCATGGTCGGCTTGGATCCTAAATCCGCCTTTTCCTTAAAAGAAATTATGAGAGAAAGAGCCGATGCTGGAAAGGTTGTTTTCTTTTCTACCCATGTTATGGAGGTCGCCGAAAAACTTTGCGATAGGCTTGCAATTATAAATGCCGGTAAAATTATGTTTGAAGGTTCTTTACAGGAATTACGTGAAAAAAGAGGAGAAAATGCTTCTCTTGAAAAACTCTTTTTGGAACTTGTTGACGATAAGCCTTCTTTTAATTTGGGAAACGGGGAAGCTTAA
- a CDS encoding tetratricopeptide repeat protein, which produces MERLKLYFSYFKNKILKKYESKKTQSVIDTEEIKEEIWEADFSKKEKARFIEETGDGYQSLFEENLDGKHSYSLELKRKHLYAWALNPLFRYKDFVLDAEIELPVFTDNFFPEENTSAGYCAAGFVFRHISDKAFYSLLISDKGWIRLEAVVNSTPMPILGWTKPLTDADSSKFKIKLICAGTNITVLVNNTWLGKFDSDIVQAAGKIGFAGQNWESYPKVKFYLNEFKIISQSLLVENTDSAANNPDAISPEAYINLASTYYAMGQYVAAVYQIKQAWKLREPTIQDHILAGRIYFAQRLNEEAEKEFLSALDIEHDNYEIMAELAGLYYQSGNMKKLGDILKSIPDDEIEKSVLLCSLKGHFLNSQGKHEKSAAFYARAFELKPDQGLLKYNEANELNLAGKKAEAVDSYVEAGKLFLASEEYNEMADVINALERIAPEDERTWALSGKFYYAVDNKWEAKLNFKKLCDAKTSDSTIWYLYGLLIHDENPEEAIKFFKKACKLGPEHGLYHFRLAESLYLIGEDCSVPLLEAEALEPDNGWVFNLKALCAIDEDAFFDAQIEIEKARKMLPDEIVILENYVEVMRLQGRLKECAPLFDIEAGTADLAAERNRVEAFHIYANALFFDEQYDEADIWYQKALKLKPVDPVLLTDKAENSIQIGYLNDADGLLVKAMDIEPTERIYRLIALLAVKKGDHARAEVSLRQAIEEFGESEELLFDLTNLYIQTNRKEKAKETIKLLTGCEDQERLKELKALLKK; this is translated from the coding sequence ATGGAAAGACTTAAATTATATTTTTCTTATTTTAAGAACAAGATTCTAAAAAAGTATGAGAGTAAAAAAACTCAGTCGGTAATAGACACGGAAGAAATCAAAGAAGAAATATGGGAAGCCGATTTTTCTAAAAAGGAAAAAGCTCGTTTTATCGAAGAAACAGGAGACGGGTATCAATCCTTGTTTGAAGAAAACCTTGACGGTAAACATTCCTATTCTTTGGAGCTAAAGCGTAAACATCTTTATGCTTGGGCACTAAACCCATTGTTTAGATATAAGGACTTTGTGCTTGATGCCGAAATTGAGCTTCCTGTTTTTACCGATAATTTCTTTCCTGAAGAAAATACAAGTGCGGGCTATTGTGCTGCAGGCTTTGTCTTTAGGCACATAAGCGATAAGGCCTTTTATTCGCTTCTTATTTCCGACAAGGGATGGATAAGACTTGAGGCTGTTGTTAATTCTACTCCTATGCCCATCCTAGGCTGGACAAAGCCCTTAACCGATGCCGATAGTTCAAAATTTAAAATAAAATTAATCTGTGCGGGAACAAATATAACGGTTCTTGTAAACAATACTTGGTTAGGTAAATTCGATTCCGATATTGTTCAGGCTGCCGGAAAAATCGGCTTTGCAGGGCAAAACTGGGAATCCTATCCTAAGGTAAAATTTTATTTAAACGAGTTTAAAATTATTTCTCAGTCGCTTCTTGTAGAAAATACCGATTCTGCCGCAAATAATCCGGATGCAATTTCTCCTGAAGCCTATATTAACCTTGCTTCAACCTATTATGCTATGGGGCAATATGTTGCAGCCGTCTACCAAATAAAACAGGCATGGAAACTCCGTGAACCCACTATTCAAGATCATATTTTAGCCGGAAGAATATATTTTGCCCAGCGTTTAAATGAGGAGGCTGAAAAAGAATTTTTATCGGCTCTTGATATTGAACACGATAATTATGAAATAATGGCCGAACTTGCCGGCCTTTACTATCAATCCGGCAATATGAAAAAATTGGGAGATATTCTAAAAAGTATTCCGGATGACGAAATTGAAAAGTCGGTCTTGCTTTGCTCTTTAAAGGGGCATTTTTTAAATTCACAAGGAAAACATGAAAAATCGGCCGCCTTTTATGCAAGGGCCTTTGAGCTAAAACCGGATCAGGGCTTATTAAAATACAATGAAGCAAACGAGCTGAATCTTGCCGGAAAAAAAGCTGAGGCCGTCGACTCTTATGTAGAAGCCGGAAAACTCTTTTTGGCTTCCGAAGAATATAACGAAATGGCCGATGTAATAAATGCCCTTGAACGTATTGCTCCTGAGGATGAGCGTACCTGGGCTTTAAGCGGTAAATTCTATTATGCTGTAGATAATAAATGGGAAGCTAAGCTTAATTTTAAAAAACTATGTGATGCAAAGACAAGTGACTCTACAATATGGTATTTGTACGGCCTTCTTATTCATGATGAAAATCCTGAAGAAGCTATTAAATTCTTTAAAAAGGCTTGTAAGCTAGGCCCCGAACACGGCCTTTATCATTTCCGCTTGGCGGAGTCCTTGTATTTAATAGGAGAGGACTGTTCTGTTCCTCTTTTAGAGGCTGAAGCCCTTGAACCTGACAATGGTTGGGTTTTTAATTTAAAAGCTCTTTGTGCAATTGATGAAGATGCCTTTTTTGATGCACAAATCGAAATTGAAAAAGCCCGAAAGATGCTCCCCGATGAGATAGTTATTTTGGAAAACTATGTAGAAGTTATGCGTCTTCAAGGCCGTTTAAAAGAATGTGCACCTCTTTTTGACATCGAGGCAGGAACCGCCGATTTGGCAGCTGAAAGAAATAGGGTAGAGGCATTCCATATTTATGCAAATGCCTTGTTCTTTGACGAGCAATATGATGAAGCCGATATTTGGTATCAAAAGGCATTAAAGCTTAAACCCGTTGATCCCGTTCTTTTAACGGATAAGGCTGAAAACTCAATACAGATAGGTTACCTAAATGATGCCGACGGCCTTTTGGTTAAGGCAATGGATATAGAGCCTACGGAAAGAATATACAGGCTTATTGCTCTTCTTGCAGTAAAAAAAGGCGACCACGCCCGTGCAGAAGTCAGTTTAAGACAGGCAATCGAAGAATTCGGCGAAAGCGAGGAGCTTTTATTCGATCTTACAAACCTTTATATTCAAACAAACCGTAAAGAAAAAGCTAAGGAAACGATAAAGCTCTTAACAGGTTGTGAAGATCAAGAACGCCTAAAGGAACTTAAAGCTCTTTTAAAAAAATGA
- the aroA gene encoding 3-phosphoshikimate 1-carboxyvinyltransferase → MILKIKKSKPVSPSSIEVPPSKSHSMRALVLASFAEGSSQIKNLLVSGDTKTAISVFESLGVKFKIEQKAISSADIIVFPPKEGLKKRIENQKSIKIDAGNSGTLFYFLGSILSLMSSDFILTGDSSILKRPVKPLIEIYEELGLKYEFLGSYEKAPIRVFGKASSTKVLKEKTLCLEGDFSQVVSGLLLGAGLLDFPLQINLKRAGELPYLKITLHWLKTCGIKFDVSDDFKTFKINGDILDANFKPGFSASIPADWSSAGFPIALALITASSISIKNMDINDVQGDARIVKVLKEMNADIRFEEESQTLKIFPSSLKGGTFDCSDIPDAVPALSAIACFAKGETLLKNIEICRYKECDRLSVIASELKKIGADITEGRDFLRIIGNAGKNLRPASVDSHKDHRIAMMLTVIGFGIDDKAEAVFTLKNAEYFDISYPSFLEDIKKIRLTFSI, encoded by the coding sequence ATGATTTTAAAGATAAAAAAATCAAAACCTGTATCTCCCTCATCAATAGAGGTTCCGCCTTCAAAGAGCCATTCGATGAGGGCTCTTGTTTTGGCTTCCTTTGCAGAAGGTTCTTCCCAAATAAAAAACCTTCTTGTGAGCGGAGACACTAAAACGGCCATATCGGTATTTGAATCCTTAGGTGTAAAATTTAAAATAGAACAAAAAGCAATATCTTCTGCCGATATAATTGTTTTTCCCCCGAAAGAAGGCTTAAAAAAAAGAATCGAAAACCAAAAATCGATAAAAATCGATGCAGGAAATTCCGGCACTCTTTTTTACTTTTTAGGTTCCATTCTTTCTTTAATGTCTTCCGATTTTATTTTAACCGGAGATTCATCGATTTTAAAGCGTCCGGTAAAGCCTTTAATCGAAATTTATGAGGAGCTCGGCTTAAAATACGAATTTCTTGGCAGCTATGAAAAAGCTCCCATACGTGTTTTTGGAAAAGCTTCTTCAACTAAAGTCCTTAAAGAAAAAACACTCTGTCTTGAGGGGGATTTTTCACAGGTTGTAAGCGGTCTCCTGCTTGGAGCCGGTTTACTCGATTTTCCTTTACAAATAAATTTAAAAAGAGCAGGGGAGCTTCCCTATTTAAAAATAACCCTTCATTGGCTTAAAACTTGCGGCATTAAATTTGATGTTTCGGACGATTTTAAAACTTTTAAAATTAACGGCGATATTTTAGACGCTAATTTTAAACCCGGCTTTTCGGCAAGTATTCCGGCCGACTGGTCGAGTGCCGGCTTTCCCATTGCCTTAGCCCTGATTACGGCTTCAAGTATCAGCATAAAGAATATGGATATAAATGATGTTCAAGGAGATGCGAGGATTGTAAAAGTCTTAAAAGAGATGAATGCGGATATCCGTTTTGAGGAGGAATCGCAAACTCTTAAAATTTTTCCTTCAAGTTTAAAGGGCGGAACCTTTGACTGTTCCGATATTCCCGATGCTGTTCCGGCTCTTTCCGCAATAGCTTGTTTTGCAAAAGGCGAAACCCTTTTAAAAAATATAGAAATCTGCCGTTACAAAGAATGTGACAGACTTTCAGTAATTGCCTCAGAGTTAAAAAAAATTGGAGCCGATATTACGGAGGGAAGGGATTTTTTACGTATAATAGGAAACGCAGGTAAAAACCTAAGACCTGCCTCGGTTGATTCTCATAAAGATCACCGCATAGCTATGATGCTTACCGTTATAGGTTTTGGTATCGATGATAAAGCCGAGGCTGTATTTACCCTAAAAAACGCCGAGTATTTCGATATAAGTTATCCGTCTTTTTTAGAAGATATAAAAAAGATACGGTTGACTTTTTCTATTTAA
- a CDS encoding ligand-binding sensor domain-containing protein, which translates to MCNVHKKLILFFLILYAFNLFADEDVFVFYSQPSSIVSKFVTGILQDSYGRIWFGTKEGLAYYDGIKYKNYEYIPFSKDSIQSSQIQCLYKDPIKAENGSDVFWIGTFYGVERFNIDTETFTHFDMTNSIVFGFLRDSHDRLWVGTLDGLYILNEDDGSVIEFSQTSEFYIGNNEISNIYEDSEGRIYACTHGGLWEYDEPNKRFRRSRLFEKDRTVTESIVNNIFEEDGIYWVSVWNTGLFRIDPKNGKRNLFTFSNNKITCLSNEFSDNVLLIGTGGGGLISFDKNTYSYTEYTSKQRSYNLSNDFIFSIYVDTYGSLWVGTNGGGVNIYDTKRMWSKLILLHENKISSRENSVSGLTKDNKGNLWISLLNNGITYYDLSTGKKKYYLCSESKIISNSVFQFHIDKNEDIWVGTDIGLCKYDKKKDAFVGVSLYNENIIEDGERVIYSIISDDNGFLWIGTYDGGLIKFSPSSGILNRYKNDPKNPNSLCSNLIFSLLIDSCKRLWVGTNKGLAEYKPSTDEFTIYRYNVNNRKGISSDRITSLFQDVSGKLWIGTGDGGVNIFDIEKKEALNYTANEGLPANFITGMTDMDNNSICVAAIKGMTIFNQNAEIIYSYTFYNHERRFTTVPVTIGNQCFVGTQEGVLGVDINYLLSFKKQEVPVKIRTIGINGNQTPAFKIDLQKTYKYKYSENNISFEFSSMDLSPLSRPSYVFMLEGFDKNWINANMKNYVQYTNLKSGQYTFKVKDISNPYPEPASFTFIIEKPFWLSLPMIAAYILIFAGMTFLICRLRQLFQYKVANKKLQQEQKDLISANEQLTVLSTVDELTGVGNRRQLDMVGKDLWRRGLDNKQPISLIMIDIDLFKQYNDLYGHQAGDNVLRTVAQTLQKNLRAKHDFVGRYGGEEFLVLLYNSSVSETMKISEKLRIEIKNLNIEHSAAKDKILTISLGAYTSVPTNELSYETMLSFADSALYKAKESGRDICKMYTE; encoded by the coding sequence ATGTGTAATGTACATAAAAAACTAATTCTTTTCTTTCTTATTTTGTATGCATTTAATTTATTCGCTGATGAGGATGTTTTTGTTTTTTATTCTCAGCCTTCATCCATTGTGTCCAAATTTGTTACAGGTATTTTGCAGGATTCATATGGCCGGATTTGGTTCGGTACTAAAGAAGGTTTGGCATATTATGACGGTATTAAATATAAAAACTATGAATATATTCCTTTTTCAAAAGATTCCATTCAGTCTTCACAAATTCAATGTTTGTATAAGGACCCGATAAAGGCTGAAAACGGAAGCGATGTGTTTTGGATAGGTACCTTTTACGGAGTTGAAAGGTTTAATATCGATACCGAAACATTTACCCACTTTGATATGACGAATTCGATCGTTTTCGGTTTTTTAAGGGATTCTCATGACCGCTTATGGGTCGGAACCCTGGACGGCTTGTATATATTAAATGAAGATGACGGTTCCGTTATTGAATTTTCTCAAACTTCCGAATTTTACATAGGGAACAACGAAATATCCAATATTTATGAAGACTCAGAAGGGCGGATATATGCCTGTACACATGGGGGATTATGGGAGTATGATGAGCCCAATAAAAGATTTCGACGCTCAAGGCTTTTTGAAAAAGATAGGACGGTTACGGAATCAATTGTTAATAATATTTTTGAAGAAGACGGAATATATTGGGTATCCGTTTGGAATACAGGCCTATTTCGAATTGATCCAAAAAACGGAAAAAGAAATCTGTTTACATTTTCAAACAATAAAATAACATGCCTATCAAACGAATTTTCTGATAATGTGCTATTGATAGGAACCGGGGGCGGCGGCTTAATAAGTTTTGATAAAAATACATATTCTTATACCGAATATACTTCAAAACAGCGTTCATATAATCTTTCAAACGATTTTATTTTTTCGATATACGTAGATACTTACGGTTCATTATGGGTCGGCACAAACGGAGGCGGAGTAAACATATATGACACTAAACGTATGTGGTCAAAACTTATATTGTTACATGAAAATAAAATCAGCAGCAGAGAAAATTCGGTTTCAGGTTTGACTAAGGATAACAAAGGAAACTTGTGGATAAGCCTTTTAAATAACGGTATAACCTATTATGATTTAAGCACAGGGAAAAAGAAATATTATCTTTGTTCCGAATCGAAAATTATTTCCAATTCCGTATTTCAATTTCACATAGATAAAAATGAGGATATATGGGTTGGTACGGATATTGGATTATGTAAATATGATAAAAAAAAGGATGCCTTTGTTGGAGTTAGCCTATACAATGAGAATATAATTGAAGACGGTGAAAGAGTCATATACAGCATTATAAGCGATGATAACGGATTTTTATGGATAGGTACATATGATGGAGGACTCATTAAATTTTCACCTTCATCCGGAATTCTTAACAGATATAAAAATGATCCTAAAAATCCCAATAGTTTATGCAGTAATCTTATTTTTAGTCTGCTTATAGATTCCTGTAAAAGACTTTGGGTAGGCACCAATAAAGGTCTTGCCGAGTATAAGCCTTCAACCGATGAATTCACGATATACAGATATAATGTAAATAACAGAAAAGGTATTTCTTCAGACAGAATAACCTCATTATTTCAGGATGTTTCCGGTAAATTGTGGATAGGAACCGGTGACGGAGGCGTTAATATATTCGATATCGAAAAAAAAGAGGCTTTGAATTATACTGCAAATGAGGGACTCCCCGCAAACTTTATTACCGGTATGACCGATATGGATAATAACTCCATATGTGTTGCTGCAATAAAGGGTATGACAATATTTAATCAAAATGCTGAAATTATATACAGCTATACTTTTTATAATCATGAAAGACGGTTTACAACAGTTCCTGTTACAATTGGAAATCAATGCTTTGTGGGAACACAAGAAGGTGTTTTAGGCGTGGATATTAACTATCTTTTATCGTTTAAAAAACAAGAGGTTCCCGTAAAAATAAGAACAATAGGCATAAACGGAAATCAGACTCCGGCATTTAAAATAGATCTTCAAAAAACTTATAAATATAAGTATTCCGAAAATAATATAAGTTTTGAGTTTTCATCGATGGATTTATCTCCTCTTTCAAGACCTTCTTATGTTTTTATGCTTGAGGGTTTTGATAAAAATTGGATTAATGCCAATATGAAAAACTATGTGCAATATACTAACCTTAAATCGGGACAATATACGTTTAAAGTAAAAGATATTTCAAATCCATATCCTGAACCTGCATCTTTTACCTTTATTATAGAAAAACCTTTTTGGCTCTCGTTGCCGATGATAGCCGCATATATTTTAATTTTTGCAGGCATGACTTTTTTAATTTGCAGGCTTCGTCAGCTTTTTCAATATAAGGTTGCAAATAAAAAACTTCAACAAGAACAAAAAGACCTTATATCTGCAAATGAACAGCTTACGGTTTTATCTACAGTTGACGAATTAACAGGTGTAGGAAACAGAAGACAGTTGGACATGGTGGGTAAAGATCTTTGGCGCAGGGGATTGGATAATAAACAGCCGATATCGTTAATAATGATAGATATAGATTTATTTAAACAATACAATGACCTGTATGGACATCAGGCCGGAGATAATGTTCTTAGAACTGTTGCTCAAACCTTACAAAAAAATCTGAGAGCAAAACATGATTTTGTAGGAAGATATGGAGGAGAAGAATTCTTGGTTCTGCTTTATAATAGCTCTGTTTCCGAAACAATGAAGATATCCGAAAAACTCCGTATTGAAATTAAAAATTTAAACATTGAGCATTCGGCTGCAAAGGATAAGATCTTAACTATTAGCTTAGGTGCCTATACTTCCGTTCCTACTAATGAGCTTTCATATGAAACTATGCTTTCCTTTGCAGATTCTGCTCTTTATAAGGCTAAAGAAAGCGGAAGAGATATCTGCAAAATGTATACGGAGTAA
- a CDS encoding adenine phosphoribosyltransferase, whose product MKDKIIDAAIRRVPDFPKKGILFYDITGILVNPEVFSYCLDKMTEMYKDKKIDAVAAIEARGFIFAAPFAYKMGIPLILIRKKGKLPGETYSASYDLEYGQASVEVHKTDVVKGQNVLLLDDLIATGGTLNAARSILEEGGAKVVGFCGVVGLPFLNYSKVLGNLPVKTLIEYDSEKI is encoded by the coding sequence ATGAAAGATAAAATAATAGATGCTGCGATTAGGCGCGTTCCGGACTTCCCTAAAAAGGGAATCCTTTTTTATGATATTACCGGTATTTTGGTCAATCCGGAAGTTTTTAGTTATTGCCTTGATAAGATGACGGAAATGTACAAGGATAAAAAGATAGATGCTGTTGCTGCCATTGAAGCCAGAGGCTTTATCTTTGCTGCCCCATTTGCCTATAAAATGGGAATACCTCTTATTTTAATCAGAAAGAAAGGAAAACTCCCGGGAGAAACTTACTCTGCTTCGTATGACCTTGAGTACGGACAAGCCTCTGTTGAGGTTCACAAAACAGATGTAGTAAAAGGTCAAAATGTCCTTCTTTTAGATGACCTGATTGCCACAGGAGGAACTTTAAATGCCGCCCGAAGTATCTTAGAAGAGGGAGGGGCAAAGGTTGTAGGTTTTTGCGGAGTTGTGGGCTTACCCTTTTTAAATTATAGCAAGGTTCTGGGGAATTTGCCTGTAAAAACTCTTATAGAATATGACAGCGAAAAAATTTAA
- a CDS encoding V-type ATP synthase subunit A, producing MTKTKGKVVGINGNMISVAFEGLVTLNEVGYVEVGSKKLKSEVIRIRGEVAQLQVFEITKGIKVGDPVEFTEDLLSVELGPGLLGQVYDGLQNPLPELAEQAGYFLERGIYLNALSRTAKWHFTPSAKEGDTLKRADLLGTVPEGSFTHRIMIPFNMYGTYKLKSIKSEGDYTVDDTIAEVTDERGNVIPLTMSFKWPVKRAIDCYAERLKPTETLVTKMRTMDTFFPVAKGGTYCIPGPFGAGKTVLQHATSRNADVDIVIIAACGERAGEVVETLTEFPELKDPKTGRTLMERTIIICNTSSMPVAAREASVYTGVTLAEYYRQMGLDVLLLADSTSRWAQALREMSGRLEEIPGEEAFPAYLESYIAAFYERAGIVRLSDGSKGSVTIGGTVSPAGGNFEEPVTQATLKVVGAFHGLSRERSDARKYPAIHPLDSWSKYPSVLPLEQVKYGRSFLRRGTEVEQMMKVVGEEGTSIEDFIVYLKGDLLDAVYLQQNSFDKVDDAVSVERQQHIYHILIEILGTSFKFVSKDEARSYFSKLKLMFIDYNYSPWGSDAFKSHEDGIKKHIAEKADSLDESAKKLLKQAV from the coding sequence ATGACTAAAACAAAAGGAAAAGTAGTCGGTATTAACGGTAACATGATAAGCGTTGCTTTTGAAGGCTTGGTTACCCTTAACGAGGTAGGCTATGTTGAGGTTGGTTCAAAAAAACTAAAAAGCGAGGTAATCCGTATTCGGGGAGAAGTAGCTCAGCTTCAAGTATTTGAAATTACAAAGGGAATAAAGGTCGGTGACCCTGTCGAGTTTACCGAAGATCTTCTTTCGGTAGAGTTAGGCCCCGGTCTTTTAGGTCAAGTTTATGACGGACTTCAAAATCCCTTGCCTGAGCTCGCTGAACAAGCCGGTTATTTTTTGGAAAGAGGTATCTACTTAAACGCCCTTTCCCGAACGGCAAAATGGCACTTTACTCCCTCTGCCAAAGAAGGAGATACCCTTAAGCGTGCAGACTTGCTGGGAACCGTACCTGAAGGCAGCTTTACCCATCGCATCATGATTCCTTTTAACATGTATGGAACTTATAAATTAAAATCTATAAAATCTGAAGGCGATTATACCGTAGACGATACAATAGCTGAGGTTACGGACGAAAGAGGAAACGTAATACCTCTTACCATGAGTTTTAAGTGGCCTGTAAAACGTGCAATCGACTGTTATGCAGAACGCTTAAAGCCGACGGAAACCTTGGTTACAAAGATGAGAACAATGGATACATTTTTCCCCGTTGCAAAGGGCGGAACCTATTGTATTCCCGGTCCCTTCGGTGCAGGAAAAACCGTTTTGCAGCATGCAACCAGCCGAAATGCCGATGTCGACATCGTTATTATTGCAGCCTGCGGTGAGCGTGCCGGTGAAGTTGTAGAAACTCTTACCGAATTCCCTGAACTTAAAGACCCCAAAACGGGCCGAACCCTCATGGAGCGTACAATAATTATCTGTAATACATCTTCGATGCCGGTTGCTGCCCGTGAAGCTTCGGTTTATACAGGCGTAACTCTTGCAGAATACTACCGCCAAATGGGCTTGGACGTTCTTCTTCTTGCAGACTCTACCAGCCGATGGGCTCAGGCTCTTCGAGAAATGTCGGGCCGCTTGGAAGAAATCCCCGGTGAAGAAGCCTTCCCTGCCTATCTTGAATCCTACATCGCAGCCTTCTACGAAAGGGCAGGTATTGTCCGCCTAAGCGACGGTTCAAAGGGTTCCGTTACAATCGGAGGAACAGTATCTCCTGCGGGCGGTAACTTTGAAGAGCCCGTAACTCAGGCCACGCTAAAGGTAGTAGGAGCCTTCCACGGCCTTTCACGAGAAAGATCCGATGCCCGAAAGTATCCGGCAATTCATCCCCTCGATTCTTGGTCAAAATATCCCAGCGTTCTTCCTTTAGAACAAGTTAAATACGGAAGAAGCTTTTTACGCCGAGGTACCGAGGTTGAACAGATGATGAAGGTTGTAGGTGAAGAAGGAACAAGTATCGAGGACTTTATCGTTTACTTAAAAGGCGACTTACTCGATGCCGTTTACTTGCAGCAAAACTCCTTTGATAAGGTAGATGATGCAGTTTCGGTTGAGCGCCAGCAGCACATATATCATATTTTGATTGAAATTTTAGGCACTTCATTTAAATTTGTTTCAAAGGATGAAGCCCGCTCTTATTTCAGCAAACTTAAACTTATGTTCATCGACTATAACTACTCGCCTTGGGGCTCGGATGCATTTAAATCCCATGAAGACGGAATTAAAAAGCACATCGCCGAAAAAGCGGATAGCTTAGATGAGAGTGCAAAAAAATTATTGAAGCAGGCGGTGTAA
- a CDS encoding V-type ATP synthase subunit B, with product MKKVYSKIESINGSVITVKADGVSYGELAEVQTRFGASLAEVNKLDGDLVSLQVFAGGRGVSTGDEVRFLGKEMQVSYSEDLLGRIFNGSGDPRDSGPALKDNMIPIGGPSVNPSKRILANRMIRTGIPMIDVFNTLVVSQKLPIFSISGEPYNELLARIAMQAEVDVIILGGMGLKYDDYLYFKDTLEEAGALSRTAMFVHTAADPTVECLMIPDMCLAVAEKFAIAGKNVLVLLTDMTNFADAMKEIAIIQEQVPSNRGYPGDLYSQLAARYEKAVDFADAGSVTVLAVTTMPGDDVTHPVPDNTGYITEGQFYLKNGRIEPFGSLSRLKQNVNGKTRDDHRALMDNMIKLYASYKDTLEKKSMGFMMSEWDEKLLKYGAKFESGMMDLSVNIPLEDALNLGWKILAECFTREETGIKSELVNKYWPAN from the coding sequence ATGAAAAAGGTATATAGTAAAATAGAATCGATTAACGGTTCGGTTATTACGGTTAAGGCCGACGGCGTATCATACGGAGAATTGGCTGAAGTTCAAACCCGTTTCGGAGCCTCTCTTGCCGAAGTCAATAAGCTTGATGGCGATTTGGTTTCCTTGCAGGTTTTTGCAGGCGGCCGAGGTGTTTCAACCGGAGATGAGGTACGCTTTTTAGGCAAGGAAATGCAGGTAAGTTATTCCGAGGACTTGCTCGGCCGCATTTTTAACGGTTCAGGCGATCCGAGGGATTCAGGCCCTGCCTTAAAGGATAACATGATTCCTATAGGAGGCCCTTCGGTAAACCCCTCAAAGCGTATTCTTGCAAACAGAATGATTAGAACCGGTATTCCGATGATTGACGTATTTAACACCCTTGTTGTTTCTCAAAAGCTGCCCATATTTTCAATCTCAGGTGAGCCTTATAACGAGCTTTTAGCCCGAATAGCTATGCAGGCCGAGGTTGATGTAATTATCTTGGGCGGAATGGGCTTAAAATATGACGATTATCTTTATTTTAAGGACACTCTTGAAGAAGCCGGTGCTTTGAGCCGAACAGCTATGTTCGTTCATACGGCAGCAGATCCGACGGTTGAGTGCCTTATGATTCCGGATATGTGTCTTGCAGTTGCAGAGAAATTTGCCATTGCAGGTAAGAACGTTTTGGTTCTTTTAACCGATATGACAAACTTTGCAGATGCAATGAAAGAAATAGCCATTATTCAGGAACAGGTTCCTTCAAACCGAGGTTATCCCGGAGACCTTTACAGTCAGCTTGCAGCCCGCTATGAAAAGGCTGTAGACTTTGCTGACGCAGGTTCCGTTACGGTCTTGGCCGTTACCACAATGCCGGGCGATGACGTAACTCATCCGGTTCCCGATAACACCGGTTATATTACCGAAGGTCAGTTCTACCTTAAAAACGGACGAATTGAGCCCTTCGGAAGTCTTTCACGATTAAAGCAAAACGTAAATGGTAAAACAAGGGATGACCACCGTGCATTGATGGACAATATGATTAAGCTTTACGCCTCATATAAAGATACCTTGGAAAAGAAGTCCATGGGCTTTATGATGAGCGAATGGGACGAAAAGCTCCTAAAATACGGTGCAAAATTCGAATCGGGAATGATGGACTTGTCCGTAAACATTCCGCTTGAAGATGCTCTCAACCTAGGCTGGAAAATTCTTGCCGAATGTTTTACCCGTGAAGAAACAGGTATTAAATCCGAGTTGGTAAATAAGTACTGGCCGGCAAACTAA